CGAGACTAAGTAGATACTCAAAAATCGTCAAACGCTTCCAATTAATGGAAAatgattcttcttctttatttactaatttttcgtattcttcttcttcttaattggctcgataaccgcttacgcgattttggccgagtttaacaaagcgcgccagtcatttctttttcGTGCGAACCggagccagttggacacaccaagtgaagccaagtccttctccacctgatttttccaacgcagaggaggccttcctcttcctctactaccaccagctggtaccgcatcaaatactatcagagccggagcgtttgtatccattcggacgacatgacccagccaacgtagccgctggatattCGCTaggctatgtctatgttgtcataaagctcatacagctcatcgttccatcgcctgcgatattcgccgttgccaacgttcaagggtccaaaaatcttccgcagaatctttcttgttgtcatcgttcatgcttctgcgccatacgttaggacgtaactaattaatttttcgtattaCCTGTGGCATAATTGGCCTTATTATCTACCTAAAATTTCCAGAAAAAAGGACCCTAACACCACCCATAGTTTGCTAATTTTGCTGAACATCTGTCCGGTGCTATCAAACGCATCTACGTCAGcaattgcatacatttttgcttTCATAAAACAATTCGTATTCCTAGGTTGCAACAATTTTTTAGGTTTTCGACCCCATTTTGTAAGTTTTCCACTAGTACTGTTGGGCCGGTCAGTGAAATACACTCTGAATTTGAACCAAATTGGAGAACAAATACGACTTTTCGAAGTATCTGGATACGAACGCCCCCTAGCGgaccaattttatttctttttacacTGCCGGCATAGGTTTTGAATGAGTTGATGCGGaccattaatataatatttagaaatatttcgacACCGGCGCGAAACCTTGacagtaatatttttaaaattagccCTCAACCTGCTAAGAAAAATTTTTCCACCTATCAGTGCAACTCGCTTCAAATCCGGTCAGTTTCATGGATTAGTATGTTCAAGTAGgcaaagttttctttttttttgaaatagacTAAGCTTTTATCGCGAAAGAATGAGATTGGTGGTTTTCCATGGAATACCAAAGGAAAAAACTTCGTATTATAacttcattcatttattcattccaCCAAAGAATGCCTCTAACATATCACACTCGCAAGCTCACTCGTTTGCAAtcgaatttttgtttgctttcaaaATAATGCAGGCTTTTATATTTTAAGGTGACTAATCTTTACTGAGCTTCCAAAGCTGTGCCCGCCGAGCGTTCATAGCgggaatattttatatacatatttcaagCTTTCAAAATTAatcagttttaatttttgaagcctTGGAGCAAAAGGCGACTTGGCTGCACTGAACTTTGAAAAATGGCTTCATTGCATAAAGTTTTGTAAGCTGCCAAAGCTTCAGTAGTGAagtattcttaattttattgagcTTTTGCAGTTAAGAAATGGCTCTATAGCGAATTTCCTCTAATGGGCTGGGTTCGGTGAGCTTCAATAACTGCGAATAATTTGAAAAAGACGgaaaagtattaatttttatttaagctttaaaaaaaatgaaaatacttaaaagcgagaaatttatgtttttaatttgttcaagTCTTAGTTACATCCCTAATTTTTCACATTCAACCAATTTGTGGAATTATGTTTTAATAACTTGACATATTTTTGGTGGCCCTCTTACACCCTCTTGCAGTATTTCTcacaacaaaatagaaaaacaaatttactttcACCTTCATATATAAGACAATGCCTGTTCACATCACAAAatgaaattcttcttcttcacaaacttCATTTATTTCCAATGCAAACTCTTTTTATTCAGACACTTTCCGAGCAAACAGATTCAAATACCAGCACCTGTACTAACTTTCGTAAATCGCTATGCCTCTGCGACAGCAGGCACCTCTTTTACCACTTTTCTAAATTCCGATACACTACAACAAACCACACCTCCCCTTTTCAATGTTTCCGAAAGCCAACTGATCTCAGCGCATTTGCTCTCACAAATCGGTGCATGTCTCGAAGCTGTCGCACTACTCTCCACCGCATTCGCACTAGCATCGTTGTATACACCAAAAGCCGTTGCCTTATCGTCTTGCTTCACGACGACCCACAACAGTTCGGGCACTGGGAATTTTCCATGTTCACCCGCTGCCGGTTGTAGATAGAGCTCCAGCTGCTCACCATTAGCACCATGCAGCACTTGAATGCCATGACTACCCACATAAATATCCAATGCTGCATTTTTAGTTGCGCGATGATGTGCAAGTATATCTTCCTTGAGCGTCGTCCATGCCGTAAGATCGTCATGTGCAACAAAATAATTCCAACCCAGTTTCTTCACTGCGTGAAATTGTGTACTGCTCAGCAAGAACTCATCCACATAGTTGGCTTTATGTAGGAATGGCGCCCGTTTCAAATGTAGCGCTTGGCGTATACGCTCATAGATCTCATCGAAGTGTAAGCCACGGAAGAGCTCACTTTTGTAGCGTCCATCGGGATGACGGCGTTTGGTTAGAAAGTCTTTGGGCAGTTGTTGCTGGTAAACGGAATCTGGTAAAGTTGttcacagttaaaaaaaaacaacaatgaagcATGATACTTAACATAACACCCCACTTACCCGTGTCACTCAGCTTAACATGCGCAAATATTGTACGCCCCTCGCTTTCATCGTAGCATGCCTCGCCAATTATGCGCGTCAAATGATCCTGTGGATTGACGTAGCCAAATGCCACCGCTGTCCATGCCTGATTGGTGCAACCATTCACATTGCTTAGCACCTCTTCGACAACACGCAAATCGCAACCAAACTGATCCACCGCCTTCGGCCCCTTCTTCGCGTCCGATACGCCGCCACTCAATGCACTAAACTTGCCGCCGCTTTCACATTTCACATTCAAAACCTCTGCGCGGTTATAGTTTTTCAGATAATTAGGTCCGCATGAGAGTATGGCCTCTGCGCCAGCGGGTAAATGCACACTTGCGTATTGTTGATCTGCATCCACTTGCGTGGGATACAACTCGCCGTTGGGTTTGTAGATCAATGGCCATTGAATGCGATTGTAGTGTATGGAGCCGATGGGCACAATGCAATCATCGAGTGTCTTAGCCACAGCTAACGCAAGAGTTATAAGAAAAATTCCATAAGCAACTAAACCCATCTCGAGTTGGCAAACTTTTGACTGAGATGCTGTTTACaacatgaaattttatttaattcgaaGAAGAGATTTC
The sequence above is drawn from the Anastrepha obliqua isolate idAnaObli1 chromosome 4, idAnaObli1_1.0, whole genome shotgun sequence genome and encodes:
- the LOC129245441 gene encoding uncharacterized protein LOC129245441, producing the protein MGLVAYGIFLITLALAVAKTLDDCIVPIGSIHYNRIQWPLIYKPNGELYPTQVDADQQYASVHLPAGAEAILSCGPNYLKNYNRAEVLNVKCESGGKFSALSGGVSDAKKGPKAVDQFGCDLRVVEEVLSNVNGCTNQAWTAVAFGYVNPQDHLTRIIGEACYDESEGRTIFAHVKLSDTDSVYQQQLPKDFLTKRRHPDGRYKSELFRGLHFDEIYERIRQALHLKRAPFLHKANYVDEFLLSSTQFHAVKKLGWNYFVAHDDLTAWTTLKEDILAHHRATKNAALDIYVGSHGIQVLHGANGEQLELYLQPAAGEHGKFPVPELLWVVVKQDDKATAFGVYNDASANAVESSATASRHAPICESKCAEISWLSETLKRGGVVCCSVSEFRKVVKEVPAVAEA